DNA sequence from the Corvus hawaiiensis isolate bCorHaw1 chromosome 6, bCorHaw1.pri.cur, whole genome shotgun sequence genome:
TGGAGCTATTCTAAAAGTGCATGAGTAGGATGTTTTAGTGGGCTCTTCTGAAATACCTCCAAATGTGAAGCTCACCCAATGCTTTTAAAGACATCTGAGCTTTACAGTGAAgctctttctgcctttcttaaAATTGAGAAGTAAGCAAAATGTTGACTAAAGCTATTTTCAAAAATGTGTTTAGGCTCCAACCATTCCAGCTCTGGGTTGTAGTTAACTTTTGTTCTGGTTATGTTTGAATGCACTTACATTCTCTCAAAATTGTGTTATgtcaaacaggaaaactgaggGTCGTTGTTGCAGAGGTAACCCCATGTAGCATCTTGTAGTGTGTTGTATTGCACTTGTTCCAGACAAGTTCTGCATGCACTGCAAGCTGAGCATACAGTAAACTATGTAATACATTATAAACTTAAAGAGAGAAATACAGTAAGTTTGTTGGCAAGAACTATAGTTATGtggagtttattttaaaaataataatcaaaaaATCATGCTTTAGTACATCAGCTGGACAGTCTCTGATACCTAAAGAAGAGTGCCATACTGACTGATTTATTCTGTAGCTTGCTTTTCTCTGCCAAATATGCTAATGTTGAGATGACTGGAATTAAGATGTGCCAAACCAGGAATGCTTTCTGACTATAGACTAcaatttgctgttttgtttccctGGCTTACTAAgttgtgtgggtgtgtgtgatGGTGAGAAATAGTGGACTGGAGTGGCTTCAAGCACTCCCTTTTCACCAGAAAAGGATACATCCATTAAAGCAATCATGCTGCGGCAGGATTCCAATTCAAACCCTTCTGACCTTAGGTCCTTATCTGAAATAAATGATCCCAGGTGAATACAAATCATGCAAATCAGCAAGTGATTTTCCTCTCAGGTGAAACTCTAATCTAAGTAAAAGCCAAACCTTCCTTCATCCAGTAAGAAATGAGTGGTATAGAAATCTGAAAAGACTCTCAGTAATGTTACTGCCTATGAATTagatattatttttcttgactTGTTATATACAGTAAAAAACTCTGGATAACTCTAAACTAACATCCAGGTTACTAAGCAAGTCCAGGGTCTGTAGGATAAAGTTCACTAAAGGGGAAGAAAGATTTGCCTCTTCactagaaatttttttaaagggcaTTTGCAGACTGTGAGAAATGCATTATTGTCCTGTGTGGTACTTCCAATGAACATCTGCTCTTTTCTACATTATCAGTACTAACAACCGTAGAGATCATCTCTGTGAAAAGTTCAGCTTGCTGAAGTCTCAGATGCAATGTCCATGGAAATGTAACTAGGAAATTTCTGAGTTTGAAAACATCAACAATTTTTAGAGTGTAACTCGGGGTGGGGGGTTATGCTCTATCACAGATTTCTTTGTCCAGGGTTAGTAAAAACATGCTCAAACTCACGTTTTTTTACGACATTATTGAGAACGTTCCTAAGTTCCTCAGCATTGATCTCCATGTCCTGATGGAAATGTGGTGAGAATATAATTGGTTACAAGGTTCTTTATGAAACATAATTTTATGGATTGATATGCTAAAAGTGTAAAGTCTTTGGTCACTTTCAACTAGGTATGTACATGTTTCAAACCAGAGGGCATTCTACTTCATGTAAACATCAGTTTACATGAAACTGGACATTAGTCCAGCTCTTTCTTGAAGCTGCAGGACAAAGTAGATCTGAAGTTACCATATAATGCTCATTAAACTACAACTAAAAGAATGACTGGTAATTTCAAGCCAGTGTATAAGTCAAATAGCAAAATCAGAAAATTCCTGTATCCCATTTGCAGCAACTTGATTTATGTAGTTCTTTGATCTGTTTTTATCTTTAACTTCCCTTGCTAAGGGCATTGCATTTCTAACTTGTTTATACTTGCTGTGCAAAACAGCATCTTGTAGGAGGGATTGAAGAAAAAGGCTGCATTTAAATAAGATTCCCTCAGGTGAGAATAGCTTATATGTATATATGAGGATAGCTGTGTACTTAATGGggtttttatttgattttgctTATCTTGAAATCGCAAGGAGAATTCGATGGGAGGAAATTCAAAGGGAAGTTTAATATTCAGTGTTTTGAATCCATGGAGTAGTTGATTTAGGAGCTGTTGTGGCCAGGCTGCTTTGATGGCAGAGACAGGGATCGATTGCATACTCACATCCCCTGCAATCTGTCGGAAAATGTTCCTGAACTGTTTTTGCTCTTCACTCTCCTCATGAGCTTTTGTTGAAGAACGCTGAAAAGAGATAAGCAAAGAAGAGATACATCCTTAGCCCagtggggaagagaaagggcCTGGATGGCTCACTTGCCCTTGTGTGAGGGATCATCTTAGTGAATCCAGAGGCCTTTGGAGGAATGGGTTGTCCTCCTGTTCCTTTCCCCATGTTTTTGTTAATTCTGTTCCTTAAAACTGCCAAGTATTTAACTTCATCCCATTGTTCTCTTTTCTATTTGAAGGAGCCTAAATAATTACTTCCACTGGCAGTTATCTTCTAATTTTTTGTTCCAAAGCATTGCAAAAGAGAAGTTTGGAGCAGAAGAGGCAAATCAAAGAATGGTTTTGGTTAGAAGAGTACCAAGAACAAGATACCTTAAAGAGTATCTTGTtcaagccccctgccatgggcagggacacaatATCTGCCTCACAGCTGCCCTGTAGGCTATAAATGAGAAACATGTGAGAACACTTTATGATGTGGGGGCCCCCTTGGTGAAGACAAATAGCATATGAGacagaggaaaatgaggaatGTGAAGCTTTCTCAGACACGTGGAAAGTGCAATCCCAAACTCTGAAGCTGAtactgaaaaaggaaatgaaaattatagGTAAGAAAGTGAATTTCTTGGCTTagttcttgttttcctttgtctaaatgcagaggaaaattTAGATTGGTTCCCACTTTGCCACCTGCGTGCTCTGGCAGTCATGCAGCAGAAGAGCACCCTCCCTGTAAGCAGATGCTCCAGCCATGCCTCCAGATGCCACAAGCCTGGACATGGGATGTGGCTGATAGGTATGTTGTGTCTCACCCACCTGCAGGCAGAAACTTTTGAATTTGCTACTgtgtttccttcctctctggtagagagggaaaagaggaggggTGATGGAGCTCCTGGGTTTACCTGTCCTTTATCCTCTGGCCAACAGGGACTAGGATAAAGGTGTGTAGTTTGTAACAGGAGAGGCTGTGGTCAGTGCCAGGAGCTTCTGCagcccctcgggtgcagtttgTGCATGTGCCCTCTGTAAAGCGGCATCGACTCAGGGGACTGAGTAGGAGTGAATTGAATGTGGGGAAGGGATCTCTCACAGCTGGGATCCTTGTATGAGAGAGCAACCAGGAGATGTTTTCAAGCAATTAAATCCTCCTGCAGAGTTGTTAAATAACTGAAGGGACAGTCTCTCTGTGCTCATGCTTATTAGATTCACATAAACCAGATGCAAGTAATGCTAAGATTGATGAGAAGCTGTTTAGTGTCTCAGGACACCTCTTTGCCCCATTCCTGTTATCTCCCCAGCCACTCTTTTGTGCTATCCAGACCAAGCCCTATTTCCTCCTCTGCCACTTGCTGCAGAAACCTTTTTCTCAtctgcttgggttttttcaccATCTTTGCCAGCATTTTCATCTGCTGTCAGCTCCTTATTGCTGTTCGCTCTGTCAGAAACGAAGATGATAGgctagaagaagaagaagagagcaaaagaaatggaaattacaTAAGAAAtagtggaaaggaaaatatttggttACAAGCATTCTGTGGAAAGTGCATGCAGCAGCAACTCCTGCTCTTGAAAGCATGACAAGAGAAGCCATTTCttggaatgaaagaaaagaaaggataaaaaaaaaaaaaaaggtggaaaaattcCTGCAGTTACTGCTCTTCTTATGctaaaaaaagctgcaaaaatctTTTTGCAAAATAATGCAGTTGCTGGGTTCTAGCTTTCCTTGTCAGACAGTAATTGAatgtgtttggtttgttgttgtttttgtttggggtttctttgtgtggttttgttttggtttcagtgttttagttttttttgttgttgttgtttgtttgtttgtttgggtttttttgttggctttttttgtggtttttttcccctgtttttaagcaaaataaGCCTCCCAGATTCTCATCACAAGATCATCACAAACTGATGATCTTGCCCTCTCTATGAAGGATagcagcactgaaaacaaaCCATATGTGAATCTTACACAGAAAAGGAGTATTTGTGTAGGACCTTGTCAGTTACGTGAAGCATGTTCTTTCTCTGTATTGATTCTTGAAGCACTCAGCTGTAAGCAGCCATGTGCAATTGTTCTGGTTTGGTGCAtttaaaacaagggaaaaaaactgctACATGATGTGAATGTATTACTCTAGAGTATTAATTACAATCAGCCTGTCTTGGGATTAAAATATCTGATTACATTTTCAAGGTCCAAAATGTGTTGTGTCGAATCAAAAATAGAATCCTGGACTTTGGTGAGCAGAAACTTCAGGAAAGGGGAGTGGCTGCTGCACTAGGCAATGGAAAGCAAGTGTGAGGGCACATGTCTGGAGAAGGGATGCTTTTCACTAGCAAGGAGTGTCAGGTTGCCTGTGAaggggcaggaaggaagggCAGTTAGAGCAACCCAGAGGACTGAGGTGATAAAGCTGAATAGTTTGTTACCCTTTCACCACCCCTTTGAGTGAGAGGGGAATATGATGCTGATGCTATTTCATTAGAATCTAATGTAGGAAGACAAAAAATCTTTGCTGCATGCAAATGGCCTCATATCCAATGCCCTTCATTAACTAGGTCAGTTTCCAGACACAGAGAAAATTATGATACCAAGGAACTCTGCCCCTGCTCATGCATTGCAAATGCTCTTTGCCTTGCTGGCACTTAGCACATTGCACAGGTACCTACCTTgccctttttcttctgtgtgaagagacaaaattaaaaagtgcTTGATCAGATTATGCAGAGCTGATggcaaatttttatttttttatttttccgtttctcatgtttgtttttccagttcctATACTCAAATCACTAAAGATGAGGGAACATGCACCCACCAAGAAATGGCATACTGAAGCACACACATTGCAGAAACCACAGCAAAACTGTATCTCATCTCATCTGGGACTTTGTCTGCTTGAATAAAATCTCTTTAGCTCTGAgtattccctttctttttcccaacCTGCCAGTGCAGTGGAGATTGAACTTCTATGCCCATAGATCAATGATATCTGAAGTGACCATTTAATTCCTCCATATCTGGACAGTTATTTTTTACTATGACAGCAAACCAAAGGGGAACATTTCTGAGCAAGGTGTGATGGAGCTCAATTCTGTGCAACAGCatttcctctgattttttttcaagactaATTGTACTGTTAGCTCTAGTATTTTCCCACAAAGATGTGTAAAACTCCAGGGTGAAGAGTTAGAACTTGTCATGGATGCTGTTTTGAATCAGAGTGCTTTTAGGATCTCTTTTCAGAAAGCAGATACTTCAAAATAAggtacttttttctttattagatGAGATGCCaatttcacaaagaaaatatttcagggcAGAGAGCTAGGCCTCGCTTGGTAAATGGGTAATCTCCATTGATGGAGGCAAAGATAATGCTTAGCATCCAGCTTCTTTATGCCAGGACCAGATTTCAAATCTGcaaaaacattttggtttgaatcaATTCAGAAAGTAGCATACATAAAGCAAGTGTCAACAGGAATATCTTGAGAATTTGTGATAAAGGTGCTGTCATGTAGCTGCAAATGGTTTCCTGCTGTAGGTTTCCCTAGGTATCATGttcctcttcccccttcccctaTACACAAAAGAGGACCAGGACAGTACTTACCAATGGACGCTCTGCCTCAATCATGTTTTCAACCTCCCTAAgtagaaagcagaaaataaataaataaatcaggaaaGTGACTGTTCCCAAAGTTGCTTGTTTCTTTAGGTGGTTTTTAAGCAGCCACTTGAACTTTCCAAGCAGCCAGTGGTATGGGCTGGCTTCCAGCATTACAGCTGCAGGCTCTAGGTGTAGCTTTTTCCCAGTTTGAGCTGAAATCCCAAGTACCATTTCCAGGACGGCGGCTGCCTGGCTTGCTCCTATGAAGAGCCTTGATAACAGTGAACTGGAAGTAAAACAGAAGTTCTTGGGCCTTAGTAAATGGCTAATAGTTTGTTTGCAAAGGATATCCTGCAAGCAGTAAGCTTCTCCAAAGACAATTCAAAGCAGGTTCTTGTTAGTCTGTAAAGTAATCTTGTAGAAATGAGTTTGCATTTGGAGTTTCTAATGaggttaagaaaataaaaagcagggtGTAGCAAACCGGTAACATGACTTCAGCAGACTAGTAAGGTCACTCCACATATATGGGCAGATAAATGGCTCTACAACTTACTCTGAAAGACTTCTTTTCTCTGAGAAGACCCTGAGGATGAATTCTCCCTCCTGGTGGGGGTCATATGTCGATGGGATGATGACGTACTCGCTGGGAGGTAAGCGGAAGCGCTCAGAGATTTCTCGCATGTTTATGTAGGTCTTACTTCTAGCTTTGGAGGCATTGtagaggaaaaaatccttctgcaAGTGGTGCTTAGTACCATGCATCTGCAGAACAAATGAGTCAGTTTGTCTTCAAGGAAGTCTTGCCCATTGCCCATGTGGGTTGCCATGCGGGCAGCgcacagctgggacagaaaacacaggaagcagcagctcagcaagcAGGGAGCTGAGGAGGGGTGGTAGTTGGTGGCAGATACAGAGTCTGTCACCCTTAAGTTTCTGCTGACTGAGTCTAGTTGGCTTCTgagggctgctccagggctgaCCTGCAGATTGTGTGGCTGACTTCTGCCATGTAGACACTTTTATCGGACTCTTTTGCTTGATGCTGGGTTGTGTGTAACCAAAGCTCAGCTGCTTTCCTTGGAGGGTGGTATGGCAAGGAATGCTGTAAGCAAATGGTGTAACTCCTACACGCAGAGTGGTAAAGTGAAGGTGCTTTCAGTGAAAATGTGTCCTTGTCTGGACAAAACATGAATTCTGTATCTGCTACACAAATGTGACAATTGAACATTGTATTAGttcaaatatgaaaattaaGCCAAAAACTGTGGGCTAAGAACACTTGCAGTCTGTTTCTTGCAGAAATAACCATCTGTAAGATAGCTGGCAAAGACAACATTCAGACTGTCATCCTCATGTTTTCCAGGTAACAGCCTTTGGGTGAGCTTGTTAGCAAAACTTATGATGCCAATGATTCAGCTACTGCCAGGCTCAGAAAAAATGTAATCTGTGTACTTTCAATAAGCTTTCTTCAATGTCTGAAAATATCATTAATTTTCTAAACAAATTCTAAGACTACAGAGAAAACTCTGTGACTGCAGAATGTAGTccatttgcattatttttaggaggaaatgGAAGTGGCTTAGGGTGGTTCTGCATGGATTGCAGAGGCAAAGCCCTCACAGGCACTGCTTCCTGTATCTCTGGCCAACTGTGCAAGTGATGGCCAGGTCAccacagaagagaaaagaagcacTGAGGAAAAGGTGCAAGTGAAAATGGGGTGCGAGTGAGAGGGAACTAAAAATTACTCACAAAATGTTACTAATAAACACTCAAAGCAAAAAGGTTATCAGTTCTACTGCTGTTACATCCCTGAAAACAAACTTGACTGGACAGTCTCCTGCTGACTTACTGACAGGCACTACAGTAACACTAGCTGTGGGTATACACCAAGATGTCAATCTGGCTCCGTTCTGCGCATACCTCTTTGGGCACCTTAGGGAGAAATAGAGAGAAGAAATGGTCAGAGCTGCATAAGCATATAAgcactttcccttttcctttctagaTTTCTTGGCATCTACATGAAATCAGCTAAAATCTGAACCAAATATGTTTGTGTAAGGGACTGAGTAAATTGACTTTTTCATCAAGTCAATAGCAGGGACAGAGTTAATTGCTATGTAGGGGTCTTGGATATCTGTTTCCTTCTTCACACTATTCTGCCAATTAAATGCTTAGTTTCAGAAAGAATGAAAGGGAGATTGAAGCATATAGGGAAAGAATATGTTAAAATCTGGCATTAGGTCACTATAAAAGCCTAAAAAGTGTCTTAATAAATGAGTAAACTCTGATGTTTCTGTGGTAGGAGCAGTTAGAAAGACTTgaatttccttcctctcttccaaATTTCCCCTGACTTCCTTGCAAAGCAAAAATTGCAAATGATGTAATCAGCCTGAATGATTCAGTGACTCTCTTGGTAAATGCATACTATTGGGATTTGCAACCACggtgcaaagagaaaaatctaGAGCTGTTACCTCATAGATGGCAAAGCCAATGGTGTACAGGTTGGCTCCCAGCTTGCGCtctttcctcctgtttttctgcatcagtGCGACAAGGAAGCTGCAGATAACCTCTTCATCCTCAGGATCATCATCTTCCTCCAGCAGCTTCAAGCGATACTGGGGATTGGTCCAAAATGTATCTGTGAAATCCCACCAGCAACCCAGAGAAAACATGTAAAGCTTCAGTCTTCTAATGATGCTCATGATCAAAGAGAATTTTGAAGTTCCCTGCCTATGGCTCCTCAGGGAAAGGCTAAAATTGGGCTAAGACATACATGGGTTTTTTCACGTTATGGCTGTTACTTAGTTCTAACAACTGCATGGGAAATGAGGATATATGAAGAACTGTCATCTGATAAACTTCCAAAGTCCCTAACCCTATCACTAATCCACCAAAGTGGATTTCCCAAGTGAAATCTGTTAGGGTGAAATTTATTCCTTTTACTTGGGGCACTGTGAAATACTTGAACAATGATTTATCTTTGCCAGGGCTGCCTTTTGGGCGTACGATGTTCTGTTACAATATAGTGACAGAAGATTTCCAGCTACAAATTGCATGCCTTGTCCACTGAGGAAGCAAGGCTTTTCCTATGGCTGAGCACTAATCAGGCTGTGGTATGACTTAACCTTTGGGATCTAACCTAGTTCCCATCAAAGAGGCCATATCTCTCAGGACCCTTTGCTCACCTGGATAATTGCGGCAACCTCCAGCTGAGCAGCCTCTCACCCAGCGCCCTTCGTTGACTGACACAGTCCAGGTCTGGAATTTATCCACTTCCAGAGTATCAGGTGTGAGGTTACACATCTCAAGCTTTGTGAAGTACCTCATGAAATCTTGAAAAGACATCCTGGAAGAATTGAGAGGAAATTGAACCCAAATGGATTTACATGGTTGACACTTGTCTGAAAGAGTCTGGGGAGGTGGAGGATGGTGACCAACACTACTGTCAGTACTGGGACAAGTTTGCAGTGGGAGTGCCATGTTTTCTAAATACTTTTGGTCTGCTGGTAGGTCAATTACCACAGGTACAGCTCCAAACTCAGGGAAACTGAGCTGAAAGGATGGTATGTAGGAAGGGTGATGGAGAGCTTGTGGAAGTGTAACATAATTAGAAAGACTGTGCTGATGGCACTGAATAATCCCTGGCGGGAGAATGAGAGGATCACAGAGCAGGGCTTATTGGGATTATGAAGGGGGACAGAGATCACTGCAATGGTTTTATCAGATTTGTAGTAGTGCAATGTCATTCATTTTTGCTATGATTGCATATCTCCTCAAGAAGCACAGTTTTTTGACTGATGTTCTCACCAGAACTCCCCATCCTCCACGACCTTGTGCTGCAGGCGGATTTTCTCTGCTTCATTAACAGAGTTCCATTCCTCTGACCTTCAAGGGAGTAAATGAGTTATTTTAGGATTTACAACACAGTTTTCATTAAAGTTTCTACACTTTAGCCTCAGAGTGAAAAATCAAGAATCATCTTGCTACCTCcacataatttttcctttgtaagCCTTGCAACTATTTGTTTTCAATGCTACCCTCTTCTCCACATGcccaaataaaaaaagcaattgTCTTACTTCGCTTTGCCTTGCCTTTAGGATTCCTCTTACCAGCTCTCAAACATCTGCTGAACTGTGTTAATTTTACTTAGCTTGAAGAAAAAGGTGCTTGCAGACTATCGTTGCTGGAGTAGCTATAGAAATTCCTTTTAGGAAAACCCTGACATCTTGCTTCATTTGGTTCTTTCATAacttaaaaagatttttctacTGTCACATCTTGTTTTGAAAATGGACATTGCTGAACTTGATAGACAGTAAAATCAGATTTAATCTGTCATTAGACTGGGCTCTGTCTTCATTTACATTTATTAAAGTCCCTCTTAACATCTTACTAGgtactcttttcttttttacagctTCAGCTAAACACTCAATCAACTTCAAAATGacaacaaagaaaattcagataCCTCATCACTGAATATTAGGGTTATGCACAAGCTGCATAAAGGCCAATAAAGCTACaacttctttttcaaattaCATGAAGCTGTGTTTTACTCACTTGTCACTCCAGGCTCCATTCCATTCCACCTGGCCCCAGGGGTTTCTCAGCCTTACCAGACGTATTTTCTCCCCTTTAAATACTGTCTAATTGAAAAAAGAATGCAACAAGAATAGACTGAGAGTAGGttcaaaaggaaattttctgCCTGTCACCAGCTTCTTCAGTGATGGTGCTTTTCTGGGCCATACCCCAGCCTGATCATCTTGGGGTGACTGTGGGAAGGCTGTAACACAAGGAGGTGGCTGCCTGTGGCTACCTTTGCCCAAGTGGGCATTTCCCCAGAAAGCCAAAACTTGGATAGGTTTCTTTGTCCACAAGGTTTTTACTTATTTGACTATAACTTTGTTTCCTTGGCTCATAATTGGCCTCGCTTTCCACGCCTCTCAGGGCTTTGCTGCCGTGCGCGGTGCCAGCCCGGCGCTGCGGTGCACGTACCTCTTCCACGGCCGTCACGGAGTAGGCGTGGCCTTTGACGAGCCCGCAGGACATCCGTGTCTCGTACTGCATCGGCATTATGGTCTGTTAGACAGAGGGGAAAACCCGTGGGACTCACGCCAAGCTCAGCTGCCTGCTCGAGCACAGGTGCTGCCAGCCAGGCCTTTCCGAGGGAGGGTGACACCGTTCAGGTGACAGGACTTTTTGCCTTGTTCTCCTCTTCGTGTTTGTCAAGGTAGTCAAGCTAAGCCCATAGAATTCAGGGTGTTGGTTAGAAAGGAGTGAAGCATGAactgaaaatgggaaaagtTAATAATATCAACTGCAAAGGACATTTTCTGgtgtattttccccttttttgtaGGCTATTGCTTTTTGCATTTGGAACATGGAAGGATATAGCATGCTTAGTCAAAGTAATTAGCTTTTTGTATTAGAAGGACTATTCAGCCTTTTCTAGGACAGTATGTATGTATAGCTCAATAAGGTTATTACACGTGAACTGGTTAAACAAATGAACACCTAGAATACTTTCATATTTCCACATGGCTGCTGTCTTACCACAATGACATCTAAACTACCTATTTAATACACTGTTCCTATAACTGACGCTGTTTTATTGCATCTAACATTCAGGAAGGGCATAACAATGTGTTGCTCAGCTGTAAATACATTTGTGGCCTGAGTCATTAGCTTTTAGTGTGTCTGATggatttttaattgcaaattttgaaatgctgttttatcTGTGAGATCTGGAATTGGGAGCAAGATGGCAGATGCACACAGCCTGCTGTACTTGCAGGAGAGATCTCCAGTATTGGTGGGAGGGGCACACCTTGCCATGTGCACGTGGACCATGAGCAAaacttcccctcctcctttGTGTCTGTTGCTGAGAGATGCCTGCAAGGCCCTGTCAGTAACTCTGCCATCCCTTCTTGATACATCTGATGGCATGATAAAGGCAGGGCTGGATCCTGAGGGAGAATTATTAAGGTCACACTGATATGTTCTCAGCTTGCACAGGGATGATCTCACCCAAATATTTCCTGGCTGTTgcaattttttcccattatttcaCTTCAGCACctatttggtttcttttctcttgattCTGTTTTCTTACGCTAACCTCGCacctatttccttttttcttcatttcttctcaCGTTGTTGCCATCATTACTTGTCAGTaatcctttctcttctttctgttgAACATTAACTTCTGGTGCCCTGGATGACTTCTCAAAGTGCAGATTTTGGAAGTGTTCCATCTGCCTCTTTCCATCAAGAgccctgatttttttcttggtgaTGATTCAGGAATACACAATAACCAGCAGCACAATGGCTGCTGGGACAGCAACTACAGAAAGAGTTTTGCAATCTTCTTTTAGTAGATAGTCACTGGGGAGGAAATTCTCCCCCCAGACACGGGTGGTTTGGACAGCCATGCTTGCAAAACAAGATAGTCATACTGGGCTTTCCCAAAGAATTATACCATTTCAGTCTTTTAGGAAGAACTAAATATGGAtgtcagaagaggaaaaatcagctatttcagctgcaaatgcagaagtaAGTTTGCATAACCAGAAGCTTTAAGTGATGTAATTGTGGAggatttttctttggtttttttgttgttgccccaccctccccaccctcctATAAAGCAAGAGATGTAATTTCATTGTCATGGGAATGCAGCTCCCTAAAGGGCAAGGTATGACAGCTGCCTGACACAGAGAAGGCAAAATGTCCCTCTACAGATTTGAAAGTTTTAAAGTTATCCAATATGGGACTTTTTCTTAGAGAGTTTTAACATCCCTCTCTTTATTTTGCTAGATACTTAGGTGGATATGCTGGAGTTTGTATTTCCTCACATACAGGAACTCaacatgtttttccttttccttgttagGCATTTTAAATGAGGACTTTAATGGCAGTCATCAAAAAGGAGCATCCCTtgagcagcctctcctccaTTTATGGGTAGAGCACTCTGTCTTAAAATAAGTTTACCAAGAGCTTTTTTGCCTGGAGTGAGAACTGTACAgagcttgctttttctttctttgacaTTCCATGCACACTCAAGGATCTTGTTCTAttccagtattttaatttttttgttctctccACAAGCAAGAGACTTGATAAAATCCACTAATAAATTTCTTGTTCTGCAAATTATAAGCTTGTGTCACAAGCCAACAGCCCTTTAAAGCCTCAGTATCAGTGAAGCCCTCTAGTATCAGTCACTGTGCTTGAAAGCACTGAAGTCTTTTAACACACATGTCAAACAGCATCCATAAGAACATTTCTTTGGTGCTGTTCTGTGAAGCCAAATAAGGATTTAAAAACATAGGTGATATGTTTCTCTAACTGTAGATAAAAGCACTGTGAAGTCAACTGCTTAGGAGACATACCCAGGCTGGCCTCTCATCCATCCCCTGGTAGTCTACAGTGGGCTGAGTCATCTGTGCGTTTTCTTGATTCTTCACCATGCGAGCAATCAGTTCCCCAATGTTGCTCCGAGGAGCTGATCCATAGGAAAAGCCTAGGTCATCCTGGCACAGAGAATGGGAGAAAAGTATCATGCAGGAAGATGAGTGGTAAAGCCTAGattacatttcttttccctcattATGTCCATACCTATCTACAGTGGTCAATAGCACTGTTTGTTCTCCCACCTTTACTTTGCAATATCGTACTCtataaagtatttattttttaacttttaaatttaCCACAGTAAGTGAAGACAATCTGAGGCCATGTTGCcaataaaatgttaatttgcACACTTAACATCTTTGACATGAAGATTTGTATCTTAACAGAGTTGCAGCATCCCCACACAAACCTCATTTCATTGGGTGAG
Encoded proteins:
- the CAPN3 gene encoding calpain-3 isoform X2 — its product is MPSAINAAVAQQTAAGSVPNATIGTTEGAGGGAGGIYSAILSRNQPIISVKEKTYEELHKKCLEKNILYEDPDFPPNESSLFYSQKSPVKFEWKRPREICENPRFIIGGANRTDICQGELGNCWFLAAIACLTLNKKLLCRVIPHDQSFIQNYAGIFHFQFWRYGDWVDVVIDDCLPTYNNQLVFTKSSQRNEFWSALLEKAYAKLHGSYEALKGGNTTEAMEDFTGGVTEFYEIKDAPKDIYKIMKHAIDRGSLMASSIDDDLGFSYGSAPRSNIGELIARMVKNQENAQMTQPTVDYQGMDERPAWTIMPMQYETRMSCGLVKGHAYSVTAVEETVFKGEKIRLVRLRNPWGQVEWNGAWSDKSEEWNSVNEAEKIRLQHKVVEDGEFWMSFQDFMRYFTKLEMCNLTPDTLEVDKFQTWTVSVNEGRWVRGCSAGGCRNYPDTFWTNPQYRLKLLEEDDDPEDEEVICSFLVALMQKNRRKERKLGANLYTIGFAIYEVPKEMHGTKHHLQKDFFLYNASKARSKTYINMREISERFRLPPSEYVIIPSTYDPHQEGEFILRVFSEKRSLSEEVENMIEAERPLPIIFVSDRANSNKELTADENAGKDGEKTQADEKKRSSTKAHEESEEQKQFRNIFRQIAGDDMEINAEELRNVLNNVVKKHKDLRSEGFELESCRSMIALMDTDGSGKINFDEFRHLWDKIKSWQKIFKRYDADHSGTINSYEMRNAVKDAGFRLNNQLYDIITMRYADKNMNIDFDSFICCFVRLDAMFRAFHAFDKDGDGIIKLNVLEWLQLTLYA
- the CAPN3 gene encoding calpain-3 isoform X3, with protein sequence MPSAINAAVAQQTAAGSVPNATIGTTEGAGGGAGGIYSAILSRNQPIISVKEKTYEELHKKCLEKNILYEDPDFPPNESSLFYSQKSPVKFEWKRPREICENPRFIIGGANRTDICQGELGNCWFLAAIACLTLNKKLLCRVIPHDQSFIQNYAGIFHFQFWRYGDWVDVVIDDCLPTYNNQLVFTKSSQRNEFWSALLEKAYAKLHGSYEALKGGNTTEAMEDFTGGVTEFYEIKDAPKDIYKIMKHAIDRGSLMASSIDDDLGFSYGSAPRSNIGELIARMVKNQENAQMTQPTVDYQGMDERPAWTIMPMQYETRMSCGLVKGHAYSVTAVEETVFKGEKIRLVRLRNPWGQVEWNGAWSDKSEEWNSVNEAEKIRLQHKVVEDGEFWMSFQDFMRYFTKLEMCNLTPDTLEVDKFQTWTVSVNEGRWVRGCSAGGCRNYPDTFWTNPQYRLKLLEEDDDPEDEEVICSFLVALMQKNRRKERKLGANLYTIGFAIYEVPKEMHGTKHHLQKDFFLYNASKARSKTYINMREISERFRLPPSEYVIIPSTYDPHQEGEFILRVFSEKRSLSEEVENMIEAERPLRSSTKAHEESEEQKQFRNIFRQIAGDDMEINAEELRNVLNNVVKKHKDLRSEGFELESCRSMIALMDTDGSGKINFDEFRHLWDKIKSWQKIFKRYDADHSGTINSYEMRNAVKDAGFRLNNQLYDIITMRYADKNMNIDFDSFICCFVRLDAMFRAFHAFDKDGDGIIKLNVLEWLQLTLYA